In one window of Mytilus galloprovincialis chromosome 6, xbMytGall1.hap1.1, whole genome shotgun sequence DNA:
- the LOC143079933 gene encoding perlucin-like protein: MVLSAVLVLCCITMVDSTCDISKEKSMISSMLQSIEKKMKASGECTSPENCPVGWKEYKTHCYFFSPDTKTWRNAEKQCKNMGGYLVQITDSAENSWVLDMLMKSCKHHHGSWIGASDLKKEGDWRWVNDSSKVRYSQWHRGNPNNYGNNEDCAHFASGSYQYHWNDAPCNIDGMMGYICECSHESNCRPFNG, translated from the exons ATGGTCCTTTCTGCAGTTCTGGTTCTGTGTTGCATTACTATGGTCGATTCAACATGCGATATATCCAAAGAAAAATCAATGATATCAAGCATGCTTCAGTCCatagaaaaaaagatgaaag ccTCTGGTGAGTGTACTTCTCCTGAGAATTGTCCAGTCGGTTGGAAGGAATATAAAACTCATTGCTACTTTTTTTCACCTGATACTAAAACATGGCGTAATGCTGaa AAACAATGTAAAAATATGGGCGGCTACCTTGTTCAGATTACAGATTCAGCAGAAAACTCCTGGGTTCTTGATATGCTCATGA AATCATGTAAGCACCATCATGGCTCTTGGATTGGAGCCTCAGACTTAAAGAAAGAAGGAGACTGGAGATGGGTTAATGACTCTTCTAAGGTTCGTTATTCTCAGTGGCATCGAGGCAACCCGAACAATTATGGAAACAATGAAGACTGTGCTCATTTTGCGTCAGGTTCTTATCAGTATCATTGGAACGATGCTCCATGCAACATAGATGGAATGATGGGATATATCTGTGAGTGTTCACAT GAATCGAACTGCCGTCCGTTTAATGGATGA